The following are encoded together in the Panicum virgatum strain AP13 chromosome 6K, P.virgatum_v5, whole genome shotgun sequence genome:
- the LOC120712482 gene encoding uncharacterized protein LOC120712482 produces MSTAADADADYSSSGGSVMPDVLAKGREACYKARDAFYACVEKHADKKPTEIATMGLLYPADCKKSRANFVSNCRPTWVKHFDRQYCAKKRVQRLLDGDEDRRGPISLPQPYTFKQ; encoded by the exons ATGTCCACCGCcgcggacgccgacgccgactaCTCCAGCTCCGGCGGATCCGTGATGCCCGACGTCCTCGCCAAGGGCCGCGAGGCCTGCTACAAG GCGCGGGATGCCTTCTACGCGTGCGTGGAGAAGCACGCGGACAAGAAGCCCACCGAGATCGCCACCATGGGGCTCCTCTACCCCGCCGACTGCAAGAAGTCCCGCGCCAACTTCGTCAGCAACTGCCGCCCCACCTGG GTGAAACACTTCGACCGGCAGTACTGCGCCAAGAAGCGCGTGCAGAGGCTgctcgacggcgacgaggaccgGCGGGGCCCCATCTCGCTTCCCCAGCCCTACACCTTCAAGCAATAG